ATCCATGCCCTGCAGCCCAACTTTCCCGATGGAGACCTCTCCATCGCCATTCTCAGTGACCCTGCGGTCGCCGAACTGCACGGCGACTTCCTCGACGATCCGTCCACTACCGATGTGATCACATTCCCCGGAGATCCGGACATGGAGTTTGCCGGGGAAATCTGCGTCTCTGCCGACCGCGCTCTGGCAACTCACAGCGAGCACGGTACCTGTTTTGCCGAGGAACTCACGCTCTACCTGATGCATGGTCTGCTGCACCTCTCCGGTTACGACGATACAACAGACGCCGCAAGTGAACGCATGCGGGAGGGCGAGGCAATGCTCATGCAACTGCTGCACGAGTCCGCAGCCATTCCTTGCTTTGTCATGCAGTCGTAACGGGGTCCTTTTCGCTCGCAAACCTATCGGATTTGCGGCAAAACAAAATCCCCTACTATGAAATTGACCCCACGCTTGTT
This DNA window, taken from Puniceicoccaceae bacterium, encodes the following:
- the ybeY gene encoding rRNA maturation RNase YbeY, which encodes MQAREIDILVDHPSLTAPENAILQAIRLAIHALQPNFPDGDLSIAILSDPAVAELHGDFLDDPSTTDVITFPGDPDMEFAGEICVSADRALATHSEHGTCFAEELTLYLMHGLLHLSGYDDTTDAASERMREGEAMLMQLLHESAAIPCFVMQS